From Cercospora beticola chromosome 6, complete sequence, a single genomic window includes:
- a CDS encoding uncharacterized protein (CAZy:GH55), translating into MHLFNTLTLLSAVGSTVVQAQLLQIPAVQQIVDQALRIFDDYVDYDGVTPQQAQDTSRKPAPATANVLAVAAANSCDDYWMQAARHQGIAAFNSNPSGYQVFRNVKDFGAKGDGVTDDTRAINSAISSGNRCAPGACGSSTTTPAVVYFPTGIYMVNASIIDYYYTQMIGNPKPGCMPTIRASTTFTGGLGVIDGNQYGANGLGYGATNVFWRQIRNLIIDTTLVPAANAITGLHWPTAQATSLQNLVFNMNSQRGTQHQGIFIEEGSGGFMNDLVFNGGLYGANWGNQQFTSRNLTFRNCVTAINQIWDWGWTYKSININNCTTGINMTNGAPNGLNIGSLTLLDSSISNTRIGINTGRTRTTNPPTAGGLVVENVRFSNVPIAIRGPDGNRVGNVQSIAGYIEGHAYTPTGPTEVQQSLTPNVRPSALLQSDGKYYERSKPQYENLPLSSFVSARTAGARGDGRTDDTRALQAAINSARSQNKVLYLDHGNYIVSNTIYIPAGSKIVGETFSVIMSSGSFFNNITNPQPVVQIGRPGEQGSIEWSDTIVSTLGQQKGAVMIQYNLVAPAGAPTGLWDVHVRIGGFAGSKLLVADCPKTPTVQVTPERIDQDCISGFLSMHITNGSTGLYLENVWLWVADHDIEDRALTQITIYTGRGLLDQSQGPVWMVGTGVEHHVRYEYQFVNARNVFAGQIQTETAYYQPNPNARNPFPAVSSLSDPSFNDATVTDQGATIPAANGWGLRIKDSTDILVYGAGLYSFFNNYSTTCSNQGSGSVCQNRITSIEGSNTRTSIYNLNTVGTRFPVTVDGVNRAYYNDNQGGFTQGITLFRNRNGV; encoded by the exons ATGCATTTATtcaatactcttactttactCAGTGCCGTTGGCAGCACTGTTGTTCAAGCCCAACTTCTCCAGATCCCGGCGGTCCAGCAGATCGTGGACCAAGCCCTTCGGATCTTTGACGACTACGTGGATTATGATGGTGTCACTCCTCAGCAAGCCCAGGATACTTCGAGGAAGCCTGCACCAGCGACGGCGAATGTTCTTGCTGTGGCAGCAGCTAACAGTTGCGATGACTACTGGATGCAAGCCGCCCGCCATCAAGGCATTGCGGCTTTCAACTCAAACCCATCAGGCTACCAGGTGTTCCGCAATGTAAAGGACTTTGGTGCAAAGGGAGATGGAGTAACAGACGATACGCGTGCCATCAACAGTGCCATCTCGAGTGGCAATCGCTGCGCACCTGGCGCTTGTGGATCCTCTACTACAACTCCGGCAGTTGTCTATTTCCCAACCGGTATTTACATGGTCAACGCATCCATTATCGACTACTACTACACTCAGATGATTGGTAACCCAAAGCCTGGATGTATGCCAACAATCCGCGCATCCACCACCTTCACTGGCGGCCTCGGTGTTATTGATGGCAACCAATATGGAGCCAATGGTCTGGGATACGGTGCTACGAACGTCTTCTGGCGTCAGATCCGTAACCTGATTATCGACACCACACTTGTTCCAGCTGCGAACGCGATCACTGGCTTGCACTGGCCCACTGCACAAGCGACCTCGCTCCAGAACTTGGTGTTCAACATGAACAGCCAGAGGGGTACCCAGCACCAGGGTATCTTTATTGAAGAGGGAAGCGGAGGCTTCATGAACGATCTCGTCTTCAACGGCGGCCTTTACGGTGCCAATTGGGGCAACCAGCAATTTACAAGCAGGAACTTGACTTTCAGGAATTGCGTAACTGCGATCAACCAAATCTGGGATTGGGGTTGGACCTACAAGAGCATTAACATCAACAACTGCACGACGGGTATTAACATGACCAACGGAGCACCCAACGGGCTCAACATTGGCAGCCTCACTCTTCTGGACTCCAGCATCAGCAACACCCGCATTGGTATCAATACTGGCCGTACTCGCACCACCAATCCACCAACTGCTGGCGGATTGGTCGTTGAGAACGTCCGCTTCAGCAACGTTCCGATCGCCATTCGCGGGCCAGACGGTAACCGAGTCGGCAATGTTCAATCTATTGCTGGCTACATCGAAGGCCATGCGTACACCCCTACTGGACCTACCGAGGTGCAGCAATCGCTCACTCCTAACGTTCGTCCATCTGCGCTCCTTCAGAGCGATGGAAAGTACTATGAGCGCTCTAAGCCACAGTACGAAAACCTTCCACTTTCTTCTTTCGTGAGCGCCCGAACTGCCGGTGCCCGCGGTGATGGCAGAACAGATGATACTCGAGCATTGCAGGCTGCCATCAACAGCGCACGAAGCCAGAACAAAGTCCTGTACCTCGATCACGGAAACTATATCGTCTCCAACACAATCTACATCCCCGCTGGCTCCAAGATTGTCGGCGAGACCTTCTCAGTCATCATGTCATCAGGAAGCTTtttcaacaacatcaccaatCCCCAACCAGTGGTCCAAATCGGTAGACCAGGCGAGCAAGGCTCAATCGAATGGAGTGACACCATCGTCAGCACACTCGGCCAACAGAAGGGTGCGGTCATGATTCAGTACAACCTCGTAGCACCGGCCGGCGCCCCCACCGGATTGTGGGACGTGCATGTTCGTATTGGAGGCTTTGCGGGCTCGAAGCTTCTCGTCGCCGATTGCCCAAAGACGCCAACTGTGCAAGTCACACCCGAACGCATCGACCAGGATTGCATTTCGGGTTTCTTGTCTATGCACATTACCAATGGCTCGACAGGCCTCTACCTTGAGAATGTCTGGCTTTGGGTCGCAGATCACGATATTGAGGATCGTGCCCTAACTCAAATTACAATTTACACTGGTCGTGGATTGCTCGATCAATCGCAAGGACCCGTGTGGATGGTAGGCACAGGTGTTGAACA CCACGTCCGCTACGAATACCAATTCGTCAACGCCCGCAACGTCTTCGCCGGCCAAATCCAAACCGAAACAGCCTACTACCAACCCAACCCCAACGCCCGCAACCCCTTCCCCGCCGTCTCCTCCCTCTCAGACCCCTCCTTCAACGACGCCACAGTCACCGACCAAGGCGCCACAATCCCCGCCGCAAACGGCTGGGGACTCCGGATCAAAGACTCCACCGATATCCTCGTCTACGGCGCAGGTTTATACTCTTTCTTCAATAACTATAGCACGACGTGCTCGAATCAAGGTTCTGGATCGGTTTGTCAGAATCGGATCACGAGTATTGAGGGATCGAATACGAGGACTTCGATTTATAATTTGAATACTGTGGGGACGAGGTTTCCTGTTACGGTTGATGGGGTGAATAGGGCTTATTATAATGATAACCAGGGTGGGTTTACCCAGGGGATTACGTTGTTTAGGAATAGGAATGGGGTCTGA